DNA from Thermococcus sp.:
CTTGCCGACGCCTGGGAGAACTACGCGATAAGTCACGTAAACGAGAACTACACCCTCCCGGCAATCAACATGCAGAAGGCCTGGGGTGAGTTCTGGGTTGAGTGGCTCCTCAACAGAACGGCCTACTATTCAAAGCCTGAGCAGGAAAACTGGAAAGCCCTTCTCAGACTACGTCTGGAAAATCCTCGACGAGATGAGGAAATTTGCGTCACCAGAAAACGTCAGCGAGGTTTATTCGAGGGAAGTTCCGGTTACGCCCCTGAGGGCCTTCGACAGGGGGGCTGAACTCGGCAGGGTTGTGGTCGTCTACGGAACGGCCAATCCCGACCCGAGCGGGACAGAGAAGGACAGAGAAACTGCTAAAAGAATAGCGGAGAACCTTGAGAAGTTCTACTCCCAGTGGACGTCGCCGGTAAATGTCGTTGTGAAACCGGACGTGAACGTTACGGAGTCCGACCTCGGGGAGTTATCGTACTCGTCGGTGGCCCGGTCTCGAACCGGCTTGTAAATGAACTCGACGAAAAGTTTCCTCTCCGATTTGAGAAGGTCAATGGAGAGTGGGTTTTAACCCACGCTAGGAACGTCACGAGCTTCCTCCTCCTTGGGGAGAACAGCACATTGAAAAAACTTACGGAAACGTTACCGTCGCCGTTGGAAGCCTGAAGAACGTTTCCGGGACGAGCGTTTTAATGGCCATCAGGAATCCATACAACGAGGACAACTACCTAGTCTGGGTTGCTGGCGAGAACAGGAACCTGACGGCACTCTTCGAGAACCCGACCTACTACCTCAGCAGTTACGAGATATGGAGTAAAGAAGGGATAGAGCTGGGGTTCTACGTTCAGCCGGTTTCTTCCTGACTTCTTCCTTTCCTTTCCCCGAGGTTATCGCTCTTTATGTGGGGCTTACCGATGGCTATCGTGAAGCCCTTGAAGGAGTCGTCCTTCCTGTTGAACTCTATCGCTAGAGGGAGGCCGTTGTCCTCGTTGAAGACTATTCGAACGATTCTCGCCCGAGAGTGGTCATTGAGGTAGTCCTCTTTCAAACTTTCGTAGTTGTTGATGATGTTGTCTATACTCTCGCTGTGCATGTCGTAGATTTCCCGCGCATAGACGCTGTGGTTCCTGATTTCCTGAACTTTCTTTTTCCTGTCCATTCAAACACCTCAGGCTTTGCGCCATTTCCCGTCGCGGAACTTAAAAACTTTCCTCCTCTCCGCAATTCTGAGGGCCTCCTCGAGCTTTCCCTTTGGCACGTCCATACCATGGAGTTCCCTGAAGAGCTCGACTATTTCGTCGGTAGAAACCGCTTCCTTCTCCTCAAGGATGTTGTTTACCAGGTTAATCATGTCCTCGACGAAGTTCCAGGGAAAGACTATCCAAGCCCAGTCTATCTCCTCACCGAAGTAGTCCGGCTTAAAGCGCGAGCCCTTGATTGTGAGTAGCGTCGCGGTTCTTATCTCATCAGGTTTTTGGTTCTCCACGTAGTTCTTCGCGAGGGTTAGGCTTTCACCGGTGTCGCTGATATCATCGACAATGAGAACCCTCTTGCCCTCCAGATTATAGTTGCTACCGTACTTAAGCCTGGCCTTGCCGTCCGGTGTTGCAGTAACGCCCCAGTGCTCGACCTTGAGGCTCACCAGGTCCTTAACGCCAAGATAGTCGCAGTAGAGCCTTGCCGGAACCCATCCACCGCGGGCGAGGCCGACTATAACGTCCGGCCTCCATCCATCCTCCAGAACCTTCCAGGCCCCTTCCTTAGCCCATCTTTCAATGTCCACCCAAGAAGCGAGATACGCCGGAAACTTCTTCATTGGATTTCCCTTGAATATGCAAAACTGACCTTTTATTTAAGGTTTTTGGCGGGAATTTTGACTTCCTCCTGTTAAACCCAATGTCAAACGTCCGCCCCAAAGGTTTTTTATTTCATGACCGAATTACTAAGGGTGGCCCGGATGATTGGGATAGACCTCTCTGGAAAGCTGGCCTTCACAACTGCATCAAGCAAGGGCATAGGCTTCGGCGTAGCCAGGGTTCTCGCAAAGGCTGGTGCAGACGTAATTCTGCTCTCTAGGAACGAGGAAAACCTGAGAAAGGCGAGGGAGAAGATAAAGGCTGAGAGCGACGTTGAGGTTCACTACATAGTCGCCGACCTTACAAAGCGCAAAGACCTTGAGAGAACGGTGAGAGAGCTCAAAAACATAGGTGAGCCGGATATCTTTTTCTTCTCCACCGGCGGGCCAAAGCCCGGTTACTTCATGGAGATGGACATGGAGGACTGGGAAGGGGCTGTTAAGTTACTCCTTTACCCCGCGGTCTACCTGACAAAGGCCCTCGTTCCGGCCATGGAGAGAAAGGGCTTTGGCAGGATAATATACTCCACGAGCGTGGCCATAAAGGAGCCTATTCCGAACATAGCCCTCAGCAACGTCGTCAGGATTTCGATGGCCGGCCTCGTTAGAACGCTCGCCAAGGAGCTCGGACCAAAGGGGATAACCGTTAACGGAATAATGCCGGGCATAATAAGAACCGACAGGATGATACAGCTGGCCAAGGACAGGGCCGAAAGGGAAGGGAAGACCGTTGAGAAAGCCCTTGAGGATTACGCGAAGCCGATACCCCTCGGGAGGCTTGGCGAGCCTGAGGAGATAGGCTACCTCGTGGCATTCCTCGCGAGCGAGCTGGGAAGCTACATAAACGGCGCCATGATTCCGGTTGACGGTGGAAGGCTTAACTCGGTGTTCTAAAGTTTTGCCGAACTTTTGCTTTTGTTTCGGGATTTTGTTCTTCCTTGTAATAAATTTTATATTTTATTTCAATCCACGATTTAACTGAGTCTGGATACAAGATATCTTTTCTAAGAGACGAGATATAACCTGCTTTTTCCATTTTTTGGTCTTTAAGTATTCCTTCTATCATATTTATTTCATCTTTCCAGTCACTATCTTTCTCAATAATAAGAGGGATTTTTATAAACTCATGAAATGCGTACAAAAAGACTCTACTTTCCCTTACTTCTGTTGCCTTATTCTTCTTATTTTCACATACACACTTGACATTTCTACATATTACCTCATATGTTGTGCCAAGAAGGTGTAAAAATACTAAAATCACTGAGGTATCGTCTTTTTCTTCATTCCCCTTGCCCAGTAGTACAATTGAATACAGAGAAGTAATGACACCCGTTAAATACTCACTAAGTTTCTTATGTAACTTGCTTTCCCCAAGAGATATATCAATCCAGAGATTGTTTTTCATGATCTCTAGGGATTTCTTTAAAATCCTATTAATGCTAAGGTAATACACAACTATTTCCATAACAACTATTACTGCTATCGAGGATATCATATCTGAATATGATATATCCACTGATCCTATTAACGACATATTTTCTCCAAGATTTGCAAGAACGACTAAAGTAGTCTCTGACAAGTACGAGATTGAAATTATCCAGAATATAGTAACTGCGAAAAATTCTATTATACTCCATAAATATTTAGATATCGGTTTGTCGTTATTCCTAATTAGGCCTAGGTATTTCAAAAGACTGACTATAGGATAAATAATCCCCCCTTCAAATAGCAGCCATCTATGAAATTCTCTTGAAAAGATGGGCAGTGTGACATTATAAAATATAATCAAACTCCCAAAATCCAAAATTCCTCTTTCTTTGAACATTAGAAATGCGAGAAGAAATATTGCATAGCTCATAATCGTTATAAATACCAGTGGAAGAAAAAGCGAGAAAATTTTATAGAGTGCAAGAATGCTGGTTACAAACATTATCACTAGGGTAAACTTAACAATTTTCCTTGTATGCCCAATTATTGGAATAAAAAATAATCTGGAGAACAAAAAATAGCCCAAGAAAATACAAGGCAGATAAATTAAAGATGGAGCAATGGAAAAACTGGAAACAAATGACTTAATAAATGATTGACACTTTGGATATATAAGCAAAATAATGAAACTATATGGCACAATAGCCCCGTACAAATTTAAAACTGAAAAAATATTGCGTGGGATCTTAGCACTGTCCCTAGTAATACCCCCTAACATTTTCTCTACATATGACTGAGATGATGAGTTATTATTCATTTTCATTATGAGCACCCCCGCCCCTTGAGAGTTCTACTACTGGCTTGAAACTGCGGACGATGTAACATGGGTAATACTCGCAGGTGTGAGTCCATTTTAATAAATATAGCCTTTTGACACTATCTCCATTTTGATCCGAGGAGAGATAATAAAGCGCTTCTGTTCTGCCGTTTTCCCTATTTTTTTGTTTCCAATTCTCGATAATATTATTTAAATATCTAGTGAGATTAAATTTAAACTTCTCAGCTTTGTTAAGATCATGATAATGAATAGTAATTACCACCGCATTTATTGGAATGTCACCATAGTCATTTTTATTTTGAGTGCCTGTATATTCTCCTATGCCAATCAGTTCAAGTAAGGTATTTTCCGTGGTGTAACATCCGTGATCTCTAATGTACATTATATCCTTAACAGTTAACATATCTATGCTACTTTGATTGATTTCAGGTGAATTCTCCAATCGTGATAAGGGGCATGTTCCCATCTTAGGGCACTTAACTTCACTAGAGTTATCAATTTTATACGGAGCTGAGGAGACGGGCCTTTCTACATCATCATAGGCCACAGCCAGATACCTATTTATAAAGCCCCTTTTATTAGATGGTATTGTCACATTTTCGATTTTTAGAAGATTTATAAGCCCTATAATAGCTTTAAGTGTATTTTCCCTATCAAGGCATGCAGTGATCTCCATGACACTGAGGATATTATCATCATCCTTACTCTTTTTTTCTATGGAGTTTTCATCTGCTGTCCTTTCGGTTTTTTGGTCGTTAGTTCTTTCCACACTCTTTTCTTTTTTGTTCTCTATTTTTAGCTCAATGATAGCGTGGAATCTAGCCCTCGGACGAAGAGAGACTAAGCGATTTGTTGGCGAATCAAATATTGTAGCTTCTGAGTATCCAAACCGCTCACAAGTCTCAACGGTGATATACTTTATATCTAGATACACCTGTGACTTATCATCTATATTTGCTTGGGACTTAAATTTTATTTTCTGACTGCCCTCTTTATCTTTATGATTACTTAAAACTTTTGTTAATATCTCCCCTAATTTTCGAGTTCTTTCGTTATCTTCAACACTAATTCCATTCTCAAAATAATCAAGAAGTGAGTATAAAGTTCCCGGTTTGTCTTTCACGCACGCAACTAAGCGGAACTTCACATATTTACCCGACAAGGTTTGAAACCCCCTCTCTAATAGTTTTATATGGCTGGAAAAGATGAAGCCTCATGAGGTTAATATCATTGGCTTTTGCACTTTCGAGCAATCTCTCAAACTCGTGCTGAAAGAAGTAAGGTGCAATAATCCAGTAGTTTTTATTATTTGAATTCCCATACAATGCTGACAATGCTTTAAAAAGCTCAATGCATGATGCTTCAGTAGATCCCTCCTTGCCAATCACTACGAATATTGGAACTATATCTTCATTTTCTGATTTTAGTTTATTAAGAAGATGAGTCAGTGTTCTAAACAAAAGCTCAGGAGAGACGTTTACTGTAAGCACCTTTTTAAACTCTCCTCTATTGTGTTGTTCATGTCTAATTGGCAAATAGAACTCATACAACCTTTCTCTGATAAAAGAATCACCACTTTCTTGTCTTAGGGAGCATAGTATGTTATCAGGCACTATTAATGCAGGATCTTGGTGTTTTCTTCGTTTTTTTCTTAGACAAGATAATTTATTAGAGTTTTCAATAATAAATGGGTCGTGAGTTAAAACAACAACATTATGTAAGTACTCATTATCGTCATCCTCAATTAGAGACCTAATCAAAGGTTCTCGTTGTAGCTTGTCCCATGCTTTCAATGAATAATATAATTCTGGTCCACTACCTATAAAAAAGATAACATATTTGTTTTCCGTTTGAGCAATATTGGCAATAGCTGCATAAATTCTCCTCATCAAAAGGTTACTAAGCTCTGATGGAGGATAAAATCTTAAAACCTTTCCCTCAAGTTCCCTTTGAGAAACTTCAGAGTAAGATGTCGAATTTGACGCTCGAACAACAACAAACGAAGATGAATGTTTCTGAAGTAGATAATTTTCAATTTCTTTATCCCCAAATGTTTGTATAATAGCCTTAGATTTTTCTAAATTCAGTAGATTCCAAACATTATCACTTCTTAGGTTCGAACTCAGGATAGGCACATAAATTCGTTCACCCCATATGGGGATGATTTCCTCAAGGCCGACAGTCCCTAACTGGGGATTTTCGGTCTTGTAGTCCCATTTATGATGCTCTTTGTCAACAATTATAAGGTAAGGGAAAAATCTTCTAAGATTTAACCTCTCCCCGTCATAAAGCCAAAACCATTTTACCTTTTTTTGTTCCTCTTTTATCTCCTCATCCGATTTTGAGAGATACAAGAGATGGAGCAATCTCTCTGAAATACTTTTACCAACATTTCCATACCCTCCGATGACAATGTGATCTTTTAATGTCAATATCTCAGGAATTAACGTCTGGAATACCTTCTCTATATGGGCTAGAGGATAGCTCTCCATAGATTTTAGAGTATTGTCCAATAAAGCTAGCAAAAGGCCAAATGAAAAAAGGAAAGTTGATACTATAAGATCCCGAGAGGATATTTTAAAAAGGAGCAAAGTACCTATAAGTAGTAACGGAGAAGAGAAGATAAAGAGCAATATATTGTAGGGAAAATAAACCTTAGAAATCTCGAGTAGCTCTAAAATAGGAGTACCAAAGAGATGCTTGTACTTAACCCATTTAATCAGAAAAACTGTAAAAAGAGAGAGACCCCAGACAATTGAATATAGAGTTATGAATATATTATTTGTGAAGACTATGTTATGTTCCAAATAATAAACGCTAATAAAACTTGCCCACCCAATCCCCACCTCAACAAATACATACATCACTGGCAAAAGAATGTCAAGTTTTGTATAAGCTACAACAATGAATATAAACAACACTAACCCACCTAGTATAATGACAAATTCCAAAAAAGTCCCTCCTTGGGATCATTTCAATATGACCATGCCGTGATTGATGTCTTCTTTCCGACCTAGTCCACTATTGATCTTGCCGTGGATCCAATCGTTGATCCACACTACCATAGGGATCCAGACGAGCACAGAGATTAGCGAGATCACAGCGTCCATATATCATCCCCCATGGGAATTTACTTTCCTTTTTATTTATCAGGCTAACTTAAACATTTCCCTATTTCACCCAAGTGGTTATAAATCTTGTGGTAACTTGTCATTAAATTCTTTTTTGGGTATGGAATATCTTTTCATAGGCCCGCTTTATTCTGTCGTAGTCGCTTTTTGTAAACGTGCACTCCTTCACACAGACCAAACAGCCGAAGGTTCTTGAGAAGGTCACGGCGCACTTTTTGTAGTCCACGTGCACCTCTGCCCAATTCTCAAGGATTTTTAAGGCTTTAGATAGATTGCCTGAGCCAGGCAGGCCTAACACAGACGTTGAAGTGGTCGGAGAAGTCCGGGATTCACCCGTGTTCTTTCGCCCCGTCGTCTGTGTAAGGGAACTTAAGGTCGGTATAAACCGCGGTGATCCTCACGCTCGGTCCATGCTCGGGGGTTATCAGAAGTACGTGCTTTCCTATGTGTCCTAAACCCGCTTTCTGGGCTAGTAAGAGGAAATTCGTGCTCTCTCCCACTGCCAAGTCCGGCTGAGCATTATACCCCTCTCCCCCAGCCATCCCGCCATCTTGTAGGCCCCTCTGGTGAGGGTATAATAGGTTCTCCACACCTCTATACCCGCCCTAACGCCTGGGCTTTGAGATTTCGCTCTTCCTCATCTCGCCTATCAACACGATGGCGTTTTCAAAGAGCACGGCCCTGTCAAGACGATGAGCATCTTGAGGATGTGAACTCCGTGTTTCCCGTATAACGCGACCACCTCCGACACGAGCCGGCCCTCTGAAGAGTCCGGTGAGTTCTCAAAAACAGGCTTTACGTCTGCGAATTTTTCTCACGTCCAGAAAGACCGTGTAGACGAACCTTCTGGCGAGCTTTGCCTTGAGGCTCCAGAGTTCACCTCAACACTGAGGAATATTGTCAGGGTCTTAAAAGGACAACCTTTTATAGTCTGTTACAAACCCCTCTGAGGTGATATCATGCCGATTATGAGGCTCTGGCACGGTCGCGTTCCGAGGGAGAAGGGCGACGCCTATGAGAGATTTCTCATCGAGAAGGCCGTTCCCGACTACAGCTCGGTTGATGGACTTTTAAAGCTCTACTTCACGAGAAGGGACGTGAAAAACGAAATCCACTTCCTCTTGGTTACCATCTGGGACTCGTGGGAGGTCATCAAAAAGTTCGCCGGCGAGAACCCCGAGCTGGCCTAGTACTATCCCGAAGACGATGAATTCCTCCTCGAAAAGGAGAAGTACGTCCAGCACTACGAGACCTTCTACGAGGAATAGACACAACTCTTTTCTATCCCTCCAGCTTTATCCCGAGTGGTAGCGATGAGAAAGGGGCCAGCTAGCGGAAATTGGAGCGGGGATTTTCCTGAACCGCTCCTGATGGCACCTCACGGAAAACGCGATAAGCGACCTCAGAAGGCTTGGCCTCAATCCCAACTGGGTCCTCAATACCGCCTTACACTCTCGACGGTTTTGGCGATTTACTACGCGATTGGTCTTCTGGCAGAAATTCGGAATTCTGTTGAGCGAGCAGGCGTTGTCATCTTCATCGTTGGCCTTGGCTTCCTCGCGCTAATCGGCATCTTCCCGGAGGAAATTCACCACACTACTACGTCAGCTGGGGCTTCTTCGTTGTTTCAAGCGTCGGATTTCTTATTGCCGGAATTGGAATGGGTCTATCTGAGGAGAGAGACTTGGCAGTATTCAGCATCGTGCTCTTCATCACCGGCTGGATTATGGCAACGTGGGCAAGGAACCACTTTGAGGGGGTTGCACCCGCCGAGTTCGTAGGGGTCTTCGGCATCATTGCATGGCACTACACATTAATATGGAAAAGGTTCACAAAGGTTCTTCGTCCCAGAGACTGAGGTTGTTCCCCCTCTCCTTCCTTACCAGCGGCTCCCCAACGAGCTCCTGGACGTAGAGCTCCGCAACAAAGACCTCCCCCTTCATGAGGTGCCCGCCAAAGACGTTGCCGTTCGCGTTTCCAAGGGTAACGTGCAGGTGTGCAAAGGGTTTCCCATCCTTGATGCTGACATTGCCTAGGAGTGTCAGCAGTTCAAACGTCCCAAAGAGCTCGATTCTCTTGTAGGCTTTAATCTCCTCGGAATAATACCCAACCACCGGGTTTCTGAGTGAGCCAATGCCCTTAACTATAGCGGTTTTTATCCCG
Protein-coding regions in this window:
- a CDS encoding phosphoribosyltransferase, whose translation is MKKFPAYLASWVDIERWAKEGAWKVLEDGWRPDVIVGLARGGWVPARLYCDYLGVKDLVSLKVEHWGVTATPDGKARLKYGSNYNLEGKRVLIVDDISDTGESLTLAKNYVENQKPDEIRTATLLTIKGSRFKPDYFGEEIDWAWIVFPWNFVEDMINLVNNILEEKEAVSTDEIVELFRELHGMDVPKGKLEEALRIAERRKVFKFRDGKWRKA
- a CDS encoding PPC domain-containing DNA-binding protein, which gives rise to MEFEPGRVFLLRAPEGVDLLDFVNGFAEKNGIKTAIVKGIGSLRNPVVGYYSEEIKAYKRIELFGTFELLTLLGNVSIKDGKPFAHLHVTLGNANGNVFGGHLMKGEVFVAELYVQELVGEPLVRKERGNNLSLWDEEPL
- a CDS encoding SDR family oxidoreductase, translating into MIGIDLSGKLAFTTASSKGIGFGVARVLAKAGADVILLSRNEENLRKAREKIKAESDVEVHYIVADLTKRKDLERTVRELKNIGEPDIFFFSTGGPKPGYFMEMDMEDWEGAVKLLLYPAVYLTKALVPAMERKGFGRIIYSTSVAIKEPIPNIALSNVVRISMAGLVRTLAKELGPKGITVNGIMPGIIRTDRMIQLAKDRAEREGKTVEKALEDYAKPIPLGRLGEPEEIGYLVAFLASELGSYINGAMIPVDGGRLNSVF
- a CDS encoding antibiotic biosynthesis monooxygenase, which encodes MPIMRLWHGRVPREKGDAYERFLIEKAVPDYSSVDGLLKLYFTRRDVKNEIHFLLVTIWDSWEVIKKFAGENPELA